One window from the genome of Paramisgurnus dabryanus chromosome 20, PD_genome_1.1, whole genome shotgun sequence encodes:
- the cox15 gene encoding heme A synthase COX15 — translation MLPALRLILSNGCYTAGRSFPKIKQIPLTQWMLRRGQTTVVTKGGTANISKTTVSIPNARTDRVVGRWLVGCSGLVLGAVILGGVTRLTESGLSMVDWHLVKEMKPPRTQAEWEDEFSKYKQFPEFKIMNHDMTLTEFKFIFYMEWGHRMWGRLVGLAYILPTVYFWRRGYFNRSMKTRVLGLCGFVVFQGLLGWYMVKSGLEEKPESYDVPRVSQYRLSAHLGSALLLYCASLWTGLTLLLPPNKLPESRSLLQLRRFAKGTGALVFLTALSGAFVAGLDAGLVYNSFPKMGERWIPDDLLAFSPTIKNVFENPTTVQFDHRCLGISSLAAITGLYLFSRRMYLPRRTKIAIGCLTAMAYTQVVLGITTLLCYVPTSLAATHQSGSVALLTLAIFVLAELRKVVK, via the exons ATGTTACCTGCACTCAGACTGATCTTGTCTAACGGGTGTTATACTGCAGGGAGGAGCTTTCCAAAAATTAAA CAAATCCCTTTGACACAATGGATGCTGAGGAGAGGACAGACCACAGTGGTCACCAAAGGTGGAACTGCAAACATCAGTAAAACAACTGTATCAATCCCTAATGCAAGAACAGATCGAGTGGTCGGCCGCTGGTTAGTGGGATGCAGTGGTTTGGTTCTGGGCGCTGTCATTCTGGGAGGTGTGACTag GTTAACAGAGTCTGGACTTTCTATGGTTGATTGGCATTTAGTAAAGGAGATGAAGCCACCTCGCACTCAAGCAGAATGGGAAGATGAGTTCTCCAAATATAAACAGTTCCCAGagtttaaaat CATGAATCATGACATGACGCTGACAGAGTTTAAGTTTATCTTCTACATGGAGTGGGGTCATCGTATGTGGGGTCGACTGGTGGGATTAGCATACATTCTTCCTACTGTATATTTCTGGAGAAGAGGATACTTCAACCGCTCGATGAAAACTCGTGTTTTGGGCCTTTGTGGCTTCGTCGTGTTTCAG GGTCTTCTCGGCTGGTATATGGTGAAGAGTGGACTGGAGGAAAAGCCAGAATCATACGACGTCCCTCGTGTTAGTcagtacagactgtcagctcatctGGGTTCAGCTCTTCTGCTGTATTGTGCCAGTCTCTGGACAGGACTTACGCTCCTGCTGCCTCCTAACAAG CTTCCAGAGAGCCGGAGTTTGCTTCAGCTCAGGAGGTTTGCTAAAGGTACCGGAGCTCTGGTCTTCCTCACAGCTCTCTCAG GTGCGTTTGTGGCTGGACTGGATGCAGGTTTAGTGTATAACTCCTTCCCAAAAATGGGCGAGCGCTGGATCCCTGACGATCTGTTGGCTTTCTCCCCAAccatcaaaaatgtgtttgaaaaTCCCACAACAGTCCAGTTTGATCACCGTTGTCTG GGCATCTCATCATTGGCAGCCATCACAGGACTTTACCTCTTCTCCAGACGGATGTATTTACCCAGGAGGACAAAGATTGCCATCGGATGTCTCACTGCCATGGCCTACACACAG GTGGTCCTTGGCATCACTACACTGTTGTGTTATGTTCCCACATCGCTGGCGGCCACACATCAGTCTGGATCCGTGGCGCTCCTCACTTTGGCCATCTTTGTTTTGGCTGAGCTGCGTAAAGTGGTCAAGTAG